From Pseudothermotoga thermarum DSM 5069, a single genomic window includes:
- the hslU gene encoding ATP-dependent protease ATPase subunit HslU, with the protein MKNFDELSPQEIVRELDRYIIGQYAAKKAVAIAIRNRIRRQKLPEEWRKEVLPKNILMIGPTGVGKTEIARRLAQLSGSPFLKVEATRYTEVGYVGKNVESMIRDLVEISVNMVKKEKMDEVKEKAEQMVEERILDALIPESRRPQPTGIMALFGPQPSQQSPEERKLLRQKREELRQKLRAGELENEMIEIEVEKEAAPFVGVMGPAELEDLGIDLTSMLGNLLPKTRQKKRVTVSEARKILLPIEAEKLLDMDKVIQEALDRAQNRGIIFIDEIDKIAIKSTGAGPDVSRQGVQRDLLPIVEGTTIMTKYGPVRTDYILFIASGAFHMSRPSDLIPELQGRFPIRVELSPLTKEDFVRILTEPQNAIIKQYQALLSTEGVELVFTPDGVEEIAKIAYELNQRLENIGARRLYTVVEKVLEDVSFQAPDIPTKKVIIDAAYVQSKLSKIIKDEDLSSYIL; encoded by the coding sequence GTGAAAAACTTTGACGAACTTTCGCCGCAGGAAATAGTGAGAGAGCTTGATAGATACATAATCGGTCAGTATGCCGCTAAAAAAGCGGTTGCTATTGCCATTAGAAACCGAATTAGAAGACAAAAATTGCCTGAGGAATGGAGAAAAGAGGTTCTTCCGAAAAACATTTTGATGATAGGTCCAACTGGTGTGGGTAAAACTGAGATTGCAAGAAGGTTGGCGCAGCTTTCAGGTTCTCCGTTTTTGAAAGTTGAAGCAACTCGTTACACCGAGGTTGGATACGTTGGTAAAAACGTTGAATCCATGATACGCGATCTTGTAGAAATCAGCGTCAACATGGTTAAGAAGGAGAAAATGGATGAAGTTAAAGAAAAAGCGGAACAAATGGTTGAAGAAAGAATCCTCGATGCACTCATTCCCGAATCACGCAGACCACAGCCAACTGGTATAATGGCTTTATTTGGTCCGCAACCTTCGCAACAATCTCCGGAGGAAAGGAAATTGCTAAGACAGAAAAGGGAAGAGTTGAGACAAAAACTTCGCGCTGGTGAACTTGAGAACGAAATGATAGAAATTGAGGTGGAAAAAGAAGCCGCGCCTTTCGTTGGAGTCATGGGACCAGCGGAATTGGAGGATCTTGGAATAGACTTAACTTCCATGCTTGGGAACTTACTTCCAAAGACTCGTCAAAAGAAGAGAGTAACAGTTTCGGAAGCCAGAAAGATTCTACTTCCAATTGAAGCTGAAAAACTCTTGGATATGGATAAAGTAATTCAGGAAGCTCTCGACAGAGCTCAAAACAGGGGAATAATCTTCATCGATGAGATCGACAAAATAGCCATCAAATCCACCGGTGCTGGTCCAGACGTTTCAAGGCAAGGTGTTCAAAGAGATTTACTTCCAATAGTTGAAGGTACAACTATCATGACGAAATACGGCCCTGTGAGAACCGACTACATTCTCTTCATAGCTTCAGGTGCATTTCACATGAGTAGACCTTCTGATTTGATTCCAGAGCTTCAAGGGCGTTTTCCAATAAGAGTCGAGCTTTCACCATTAACAAAAGAAGACTTTGTGAGAATCTTGACAGAACCGCAGAATGCTATCATCAAGCAATACCAAGCCCTTCTTTCAACGGAAGGCGTTGAGCTTGTTTTCACCCCAGATGGTGTTGAAGAAATAGCCAAAATAGCATACGAATTGAATCAGCGCCTTGAGAACATTGGTGCAAGAAGGCTTTACACCGTTGTTGAAAAAGTTCTTGAGGATGTATCGTTCCAAGCGCCTGACATACCAACGAAAAAAGTCATCATTGACGCTGCTTACGTTCAGTCGAAACTTTCGAAGATTATCAAAGACGAGGATTTGAGTTCTTACATACTGTAG
- a CDS encoding class I SAM-dependent methyltransferase — protein sequence MIFVTTSHHPEAYQVEQAIKLAKELGVPYLSRRRNPNLLEKLDDDYCYVVEKDRVVVKWRGGCLFFHPSIAKVRMRNIRNGLKDHLIECLELVGNEVILDTTLGLASEAILMAAFLPNGKVVGLEASVPIYIVVREGLKNYKAKEDWINEAMKRIEVINADFRKFIANSPDNSFDIVYCDPMFENPVFESSSMNPLRIFAKYDTVTQKDVDEMLRVARKKVVLKAHQEDTLFKRIKVHRLVGSKRSKVLYGVIEKEW from the coding sequence ATGATTTTTGTGACAACATCCCATCACCCTGAGGCTTATCAAGTTGAACAAGCCATAAAACTTGCCAAAGAACTCGGTGTACCTTACCTTTCGAGGAGGCGAAACCCAAATCTGTTGGAAAAGTTAGACGATGATTACTGCTATGTTGTTGAAAAAGACAGAGTTGTGGTGAAATGGCGCGGAGGTTGTTTATTCTTTCACCCTTCAATCGCCAAAGTAAGAATGCGAAACATAAGAAACGGGTTAAAAGACCATTTGATAGAATGTTTGGAATTGGTTGGAAATGAAGTAATTTTGGATACTACTCTTGGACTTGCAAGTGAAGCGATATTGATGGCTGCCTTCCTTCCTAACGGCAAAGTTGTGGGACTTGAGGCGTCAGTTCCAATCTACATAGTTGTGAGAGAAGGATTGAAAAATTACAAAGCAAAAGAAGATTGGATAAACGAAGCGATGAAACGCATTGAGGTCATCAACGCGGATTTTAGGAAATTTATCGCCAACTCTCCCGATAATTCCTTTGATATTGTATATTGCGATCCGATGTTTGAAAACCCCGTATTTGAATCATCCTCGATGAATCCGCTTAGAATTTTCGCCAAATACGATACTGTTACACAAAAGGATGTTGATGAAATGCTAAGGGTTGCAAGAAAAAAGGTTGTGCTGAAAGCCCACCAGGAGGATACTCTTTTCAAAAGGATAAAGGTGCATAGGCTTGTTGGAAGCAAGCGAAGTAAAGTTTTGTACGGGGTGATAGAAAAAGAATGGTGA
- the hslV gene encoding ATP-dependent protease subunit HslV, with protein MQWHGTTILVVSRNGKTVMAGDGQVTYGNIVLKHGAKKVRKIADGQVLAGFAGSVADAMALFDRFEAKLREWGGNLTKAAVELAKDWRMDRVLRRLEAMLIVADRNNVFIISGTGEVIQPDDNVAAIGSGAPYALAAARALLRNTDLDARTIVEKSMEIASEMCIYTNKNIIIEEL; from the coding sequence TTGCAGTGGCATGGGACCACAATATTGGTTGTTTCAAGAAATGGTAAAACCGTAATGGCAGGCGATGGACAGGTTACATACGGCAACATCGTTTTAAAACACGGTGCCAAAAAGGTGAGAAAGATCGCCGATGGGCAGGTTCTTGCAGGTTTTGCGGGATCAGTTGCAGATGCTATGGCACTTTTCGACAGATTTGAAGCAAAATTGAGAGAGTGGGGAGGCAATTTGACAAAAGCAGCTGTTGAATTAGCGAAAGACTGGCGTATGGATAGAGTTTTAAGAAGACTTGAAGCCATGTTGATCGTTGCAGATAGAAACAACGTCTTTATAATATCTGGTACCGGTGAAGTCATACAGCCGGATGACAACGTTGCCGCAATAGGTTCTGGGGCTCCTTACGCTTTGGCGGCCGCAAGAGCACTGCTGAGAAACACAGATCTTGATGCAAGAACTATAGTTGAGAAATCTATGGAGATAGCAAGTGAAATGTGCATCTATACAAACAAAAACATCATAATAGAGGAATTGTGA
- the miaA gene encoding tRNA (adenosine(37)-N6)-dimethylallyltransferase MiaA, with amino-acid sequence MVIITGPTGVGKTELVIEAFQGLNVEIVSVDSRQIYRYMDIGTAKPTKEQQSLIKHHLIDIVDPDEYFSAYDFRQMAINVIKDILNRGKIPLLVGGTGLYIDTLVRGIFDGVPKDEQLRQKLLEEEKSRPGSLREQLLKIDHVSAAKIHPNDLKRTIRALEVWYKTRIPLSEHQRTAKPVGDFKIIVLNRDRKELYDRINRRVEKMIELGLVDEVKNLLERGYTKDLNSMKTIGYQEVIEYLEGKADFETTVEKIKKNSRNFARRQLIWFRRYKDAVWLDCSCQSIVKKIQEIVLNDAKHISFF; translated from the coding sequence ATGGTGATAATCACCGGACCAACGGGAGTTGGAAAAACTGAGCTTGTCATAGAAGCCTTTCAAGGTTTGAACGTTGAAATAGTTTCCGTTGATTCTAGGCAAATCTACAGGTACATGGACATTGGTACCGCAAAACCCACCAAGGAACAACAAAGTTTGATTAAACATCACTTGATCGATATCGTTGATCCTGATGAGTATTTCAGCGCTTACGATTTCAGACAAATGGCAATCAATGTTATAAAAGACATATTAAACCGTGGCAAAATTCCTTTGCTGGTTGGAGGCACTGGACTTTACATCGACACACTTGTACGTGGGATATTCGACGGCGTTCCAAAGGATGAACAACTGAGGCAAAAGCTTCTCGAAGAGGAAAAATCTCGTCCTGGTTCCCTTCGAGAGCAGTTGCTGAAGATTGACCATGTTAGTGCAGCAAAAATACACCCAAACGATCTAAAAAGAACCATAAGGGCTCTTGAGGTTTGGTACAAAACAAGAATACCACTGTCTGAGCATCAGAGAACTGCAAAACCTGTTGGTGATTTCAAAATAATCGTTTTGAATCGTGATCGAAAAGAGCTTTATGATAGAATAAACCGGAGAGTAGAAAAGATGATAGAACTTGGACTTGTGGATGAAGTGAAAAACCTGCTTGAACGCGGTTACACAAAAGATTTGAACTCCATGAAGACAATTGGATATCAAGAAGTGATAGAATATTTGGAAGGAAAGGCAGATTTTGAAACAACCGTTGAAAAGATAAAGAAGAATTCCAGAAACTTTGCGCGAAGACAGTTGATTTGGTTCAGAAGGTACAAAGATGCTGTTTGGTTGGATTGCTCTTGCCAAAGTATTGTGAAAAAAATTCAAGAGATAGTTTTAAATGATGCAAAACATATTTCTTTTTTTTGA
- a CDS encoding O-antigen ligase family protein translates to MTKVEEIFFHLMIIVVALLAGKKFTYEFSVPKYAALATIFGIMLLILLPKLIKRKKLDIYISFANLSWLLFAVASFVSIVYVLLENSYYVLYSTNVAFFILLTVILSIYISNRFFSKETITKAMLTFVGTGVVIAIDSLLAYYVGRSIFLGRFDQRFSKMNILGTIGNPIFVANYMTMLLPIAFYFVFADDYGWKNKGKIAKLTTKIFCFVAFLLFLTVDLLCQTRSEYIAMFLSFAAFWILYFAYSRNKKVDDEKENQSNKRLRRILTALLAICSLVVFWLFGTNNPLTQGKAIAPRFTPEVIAADADTRILAWLAAVEQWKESKVIGTGIGTYQIKAIDMMEKVMREKPKYLYAWENFKRAHNDYVQVLGETGIFGFSSVILLAVALIFYAFAYMRRETSKDNLFLFLSLSSSFIAFMVQSFFSFPGQLMPNALLAIFVASVAVGRYFNRWFVLAKNVDLSGFKKFTAVVLAFFVVIFSIYFTWNYFLSEYNFKWGEYSFKMIEALSKQKSQLQEYEKLYAQKFKELESLSGEFARLRPENYPVKGIEGERQRLLEIANIRASLQKSLETIRKNIVEIDEKILEHENKARERFIKSVKINHTYGKSHFYLSSLALRSSRIEKIQKVLESGNYLPLEQRFDDIQKVIFPDYRSADLLFLSEFASSYSETIALLQAALDSCDLFKTSLKSFNERNTYKALAMRYAAIYILLDQLESKLVENGMPFDRNNFSKLKDQIVLEFENFARKTIEKLPGAWNKYPDWKNIDYARAFSGEDIYRVVAKSAEDTGDKRLNEFIVWVAEKEIWACENMAKKGVWAVPNGAIDSICVLIGRIMREDEKRGKEFVENVLGMYKSSYERLKVDLQKIQVEKAVEQYIDQVKDGVVKILNDLKVDKNRILTIETSIKRLEGELRRLLSSLDWKIVARYEVNFLIKDGQHRKKVLLSNYLSDEIRRHIEEITGKIVTDQTTLAKFKENLSGVVKNIPFDLLLWERINRFISYYDVLAEYFE, encoded by the coding sequence ATGACAAAGGTTGAAGAAATTTTCTTTCACCTGATGATAATTGTTGTCGCACTGCTTGCTGGGAAAAAGTTCACTTACGAATTCAGCGTTCCAAAATACGCGGCATTGGCCACTATCTTTGGAATCATGTTGCTTATACTTCTTCCAAAGTTGATCAAAAGAAAAAAACTTGATATTTATATCTCCTTTGCAAACTTGTCCTGGCTTCTTTTCGCTGTGGCATCGTTTGTTTCCATCGTTTATGTTCTTCTCGAAAACAGTTATTATGTGCTCTATTCAACAAATGTTGCGTTTTTCATTTTGCTTACTGTGATTTTGTCGATTTACATCTCCAACAGATTTTTCAGCAAAGAAACGATAACAAAGGCAATGCTAACTTTTGTTGGAACTGGGGTAGTCATTGCGATAGATAGCCTGCTTGCCTATTACGTGGGTAGAAGTATTTTTCTTGGTCGCTTTGATCAAAGATTTTCAAAGATGAACATACTAGGCACAATAGGGAATCCTATCTTTGTTGCAAATTACATGACAATGCTTTTACCGATAGCTTTTTACTTTGTCTTCGCGGACGATTATGGTTGGAAAAACAAAGGCAAAATTGCTAAGTTAACAACAAAAATCTTTTGCTTTGTCGCCTTTCTTTTGTTTCTTACTGTTGATCTGCTTTGTCAAACAAGATCTGAATACATTGCGATGTTTCTCAGCTTTGCTGCTTTTTGGATCTTGTATTTTGCTTACTCGCGTAATAAAAAGGTTGACGATGAGAAAGAAAATCAATCTAACAAAAGATTGAGAAGGATTCTAACAGCTCTTCTTGCCATTTGTTCTCTCGTCGTTTTTTGGTTGTTTGGAACAAACAATCCACTGACACAGGGTAAAGCGATAGCACCTAGGTTCACTCCAGAAGTGATAGCAGCGGACGCTGACACAAGAATTCTTGCCTGGCTTGCTGCCGTCGAACAATGGAAGGAAAGCAAAGTAATAGGAACAGGGATAGGCACTTACCAAATAAAAGCCATCGACATGATGGAGAAGGTGATGAGGGAAAAGCCTAAGTACCTTTACGCTTGGGAAAATTTCAAAAGAGCACACAACGACTATGTGCAAGTTTTAGGGGAAACAGGAATTTTTGGCTTTTCTTCTGTGATTTTGCTAGCTGTCGCTCTAATTTTCTATGCCTTTGCCTATATGAGAAGGGAAACTTCCAAAGATAATCTTTTCCTTTTCCTTTCTCTTTCTAGTTCCTTCATCGCGTTCATGGTTCAAAGCTTCTTCAGCTTTCCAGGACAGTTGATGCCAAATGCTTTGCTTGCGATTTTTGTCGCGAGTGTAGCTGTTGGAAGATATTTCAACCGCTGGTTTGTACTTGCCAAAAACGTTGATCTTTCAGGATTTAAAAAATTTACAGCAGTTGTTTTGGCATTTTTTGTCGTTATATTCTCCATCTACTTCACTTGGAACTACTTTCTGTCCGAGTACAATTTCAAATGGGGTGAGTATTCCTTCAAAATGATTGAAGCTTTATCCAAGCAGAAGTCTCAACTGCAAGAATACGAAAAGTTGTATGCTCAAAAGTTTAAAGAGCTTGAATCTCTCTCCGGCGAGTTTGCAAGGTTGAGACCGGAAAATTATCCGGTGAAGGGAATCGAAGGAGAAAGGCAAAGGCTTTTGGAGATAGCAAACATAAGGGCAAGTTTGCAGAAAAGCTTAGAAACCATTCGAAAAAACATCGTTGAAATCGATGAAAAGATCCTAGAACACGAAAACAAGGCAAGAGAGCGTTTTATAAAAAGTGTTAAGATCAACCACACCTATGGAAAATCGCACTTTTATCTTTCTTCACTGGCTTTAAGATCTTCGAGGATAGAGAAAATTCAAAAAGTACTAGAATCTGGAAATTACTTACCTTTGGAGCAACGTTTTGACGATATACAGAAAGTTATCTTTCCTGATTACAGATCGGCTGATTTACTGTTTTTATCTGAGTTTGCATCCAGCTATTCGGAAACCATTGCTTTACTTCAAGCGGCTCTTGATTCATGCGATTTGTTTAAAACATCTTTGAAATCTTTCAACGAGAGAAACACCTACAAAGCTTTGGCGATGAGATACGCGGCGATTTACATTTTACTCGATCAACTTGAAAGCAAACTTGTTGAAAACGGTATGCCTTTTGACAGAAACAATTTTTCAAAGCTTAAAGATCAAATTGTCTTGGAATTCGAAAACTTTGCCAGAAAAACTATAGAAAAACTTCCTGGTGCATGGAACAAATATCCAGATTGGAAAAACATCGATTATGCACGGGCATTTTCAGGGGAAGACATATACAGGGTTGTTGCAAAATCTGCCGAGGACACAGGTGATAAAAGGCTCAACGAGTTCATCGTTTGGGTGGCAGAAAAAGAAATTTGGGCATGTGAGAATATGGCGAAAAAAGGCGTTTGGGCTGTTCCAAATGGCGCAATCGATTCGATTTGTGTTCTAATAGGAAGAATTATGCGAGAGGATGAAAAAAGAGGCAAAGAGTTTGTTGAAAATGTTTTGGGGATGTACAAAAGTAGTTACGAACGCTTGAAAGTTGACTTGCAAAAAATACAGGTAGAAAAAGCAGTTGAACAGTACATAGACCAAGTGAAGGATGGTGTGGTGAAAATTTTGAATGATTTGAAAGTTGATAAAAATCGAATTTTGACAATTGAAACGTCTATAAAAAGGTTGGAAGGAGAGCTACGTCGACTTTTGAGTTCGTTGGACTGGAAAATTGTGGCAAGGTATGAGGTAAATTTCTTGATCAAAGATGGTCAGCATCGAAAGAAAGTTTTGCTGTCAAATTATTTGAGCGATGAGATTCGTCGACATATTGAAGAAATAACTGGTAAAATTGTTACGGACCAAACAACTTTGGCTAAGTTTAAGGAAAACTTGAGCGGAGTTGTTAAAAACATTCCTTTTGATCTGTTGCTTTGGGAAAGAATCAATAGATTCATCAGCTATTACGATGTGCTGGCTGAATACTTTGAATGA
- a CDS encoding carbohydrate ABC transporter permease — MNFLAKKIIFAAFLATMMVPGEVLLVPNFITISRLGWIDTYYALIIPWIVSVFAIFLMRQHFLTLPLELKDAAMIDGSSHWRFLWTIVAPLSKPVIITSALLKFVGSWNAFLWVLIVTNKDKYRTLTVGLQTFSTEVGTVYNQLMAAATISIIPVVVLFIFTQRYFVRGIARTGLK; from the coding sequence ATGAACTTCCTTGCAAAGAAGATCATCTTTGCAGCCTTTTTGGCTACGATGATGGTTCCAGGAGAAGTCTTGCTCGTACCGAACTTCATAACCATATCAAGGTTGGGATGGATAGATACTTACTATGCGCTTATAATTCCATGGATCGTCAGTGTTTTTGCGATCTTTCTTATGAGACAACACTTTTTGACATTGCCTTTGGAGCTTAAAGATGCCGCGATGATAGACGGTTCTTCCCATTGGAGATTTCTTTGGACCATAGTTGCTCCTCTTTCAAAACCTGTTATAATCACAAGTGCGCTGTTGAAATTTGTTGGCAGTTGGAACGCTTTCCTGTGGGTTTTAATAGTCACCAACAAGGACAAGTACAGAACATTGACAGTCGGATTGCAAACTTTTAGCACTGAAGTTGGAACTGTTTACAACCAACTGATGGCAGCTGCTACCATATCGATAATACCTGTTGTGGTTCTTTTCATCTTCACGCAAAGGTATTTCGTCAGAGGTATAGCCAGAACTGGTTTGAAATAG
- the hfq gene encoding RNA chaperone Hfq, translating into MAEKFNLQDRFLNTLRVGKIEVKIYLVNGFQTKGYIRSFDNFTILLESENQQSLIYKHAISTIMPTTYVKLFKAEGKEKEKEEAEEKFESEGN; encoded by the coding sequence ATGGCTGAGAAGTTCAATCTTCAAGACAGGTTTTTGAACACGTTGAGGGTGGGAAAGATCGAGGTAAAGATTTACTTGGTGAATGGATTTCAAACAAAAGGTTATATTCGATCTTTTGACAACTTTACGATCCTTCTTGAAAGTGAAAACCAACAAAGTTTGATCTACAAACACGCTATCAGCACAATAATGCCAACGACCTATGTGAAACTCTTTAAAGCCGAAGGAAAGGAGAAAGAAAAGGAGGAGGCGGAAGAGAAGTTTGAAAGTGAAGGAAATTGA
- a CDS encoding carbohydrate ABC transporter permease, with amino-acid sequence MKRRTREALLAYLFLLPSFVILGIFVFWPIGFSFVLSFFKWDFKNMKNPVFAGLENYRELFRFFTPLSHSFAHSLLSTCLIFILCLGIVVAIYGLVGTKKPITLALLILSLMGVLFIQGGFAVVLGIVVLALAIYLIIKNKFFLKHLAGILSFTFIGFIVALMYDHRVYTVVDFLLEGKERNVFIKAIYNTVYYVLLTVPITLALSLFVAILLNSNVKFRTLFTTIYFIPFVTSSVAISLVWRWIFDDHFGLLNYLLSFLNIQRIAWLKDEKWTIPTIAIVSIWRTIGYDAVIFLAGLQNIDKTYYEAAEVDGAKAWHRFFYITWPLLSPTTFFLLIVSMISSFKVFTEVYVLYSGLPGPYNNSGMTMVYYVFDRFYVQQRMGIACAAAYILVAIVLVLTAIQFMAGKKVVHYVS; translated from the coding sequence ATGAAAAGAAGAACCAGAGAGGCGCTGTTGGCTTATTTGTTTTTGTTGCCGTCTTTTGTTATACTTGGCATTTTTGTTTTTTGGCCAATAGGTTTTTCTTTTGTGCTGAGTTTTTTCAAGTGGGATTTCAAAAACATGAAAAATCCCGTTTTCGCTGGACTTGAAAATTACAGAGAGCTTTTTCGTTTCTTTACACCACTGAGCCATTCCTTTGCTCATTCACTTTTGTCGACTTGTTTGATATTTATCCTTTGTTTAGGAATAGTGGTTGCGATTTATGGATTGGTTGGAACAAAAAAGCCTATTACCCTAGCGCTGTTGATTCTATCTTTGATGGGAGTTCTTTTTATACAAGGAGGATTTGCAGTCGTCTTGGGAATTGTTGTTTTGGCATTGGCAATCTATCTAATCATCAAAAACAAATTCTTCTTGAAACATTTGGCTGGAATTTTGAGCTTTACATTCATAGGTTTTATAGTGGCATTGATGTATGATCATAGGGTGTACACAGTGGTGGATTTCTTGCTGGAAGGAAAAGAACGCAACGTTTTCATCAAAGCCATATACAACACCGTGTATTATGTTTTGTTGACTGTTCCAATTACCTTGGCTTTGTCGTTGTTTGTGGCGATTTTGCTGAACAGCAACGTGAAATTTAGAACCCTTTTTACCACCATTTATTTCATCCCGTTTGTGACATCATCTGTGGCTATTTCGTTGGTTTGGAGATGGATTTTCGATGACCATTTTGGTTTGTTGAATTATTTGCTTTCGTTTTTGAATATCCAGAGGATTGCATGGTTGAAGGACGAAAAATGGACGATACCGACGATTGCTATCGTTTCGATATGGAGGACCATTGGGTATGATGCCGTTATTTTCCTGGCGGGATTGCAGAACATAGATAAAACTTATTATGAAGCCGCAGAGGTTGATGGTGCCAAAGCTTGGCATAGATTTTTCTACATAACTTGGCCTTTGCTTTCTCCAACTACGTTTTTCCTTTTGATCGTTTCCATGATAAGTTCGTTCAAAGTTTTCACAGAGGTTTATGTTTTGTACTCAGGTTTACCTGGACCATATAACAACAGCGGTATGACGATGGTTTATTACGTGTTCGATCGCTTTTACGTTCAACAAAGAATGGGAATAGCTTGTGCGGCAGCTTACATATTGGTCGCGATAGTCCTTGTCTTGACGGCAATACAATTTATGGCTGGAAAGAAAGTTGTTCATTACGTTTCATGA